AAATAATATATGCCCGTTTTAATTAAGaatagagaaaaaaaaaatataacgggtTTTAGGAGGGATAATAGTATAatgaaaaaattagaaaaaaattaaaatttgtAATTGCATCTAATCAATTTAGTTGTTCCTATTGTTTGAAAAATAATATATGCACATTTTAATTaataatagaaaaaaaatataacagatTTTTATgaggaataatagtttaataaaaaagtaatatattataatttaattagGAATAATTTTTTAATAATATGTACTATTGAATAAGCAAAAAGGAGATGTGCCCATTTCAATTAGGAATAGGAAAAAAAATATATGACTTTTATTagaaataattttttaaataatagattggaaatttattagaaataaaattattatattgggAAAAAATAATCGGtataattttattaggaatcattatgtttttattgtgttttgattttCTAATTATAGTAGGAAAAAAATAATATCATTGATTTAAAATTATAACTTGATTCCTAATTAAACTCAAATTTATTAAATACATGTGTCAAATTACTATTTGTTAATAAAACGACACGTGTCGGATGTTGATTTGCCAATAAAATTTGCAATTAAattacaattgaaacaaattgaaaaaAGTCTCTCTATTttctatataagatatatatatatataagattagcAAAATCAGATGAGGAGGGCACGTACGAGCTTGCGCTTCGACAAATTGTTTAATTTGTTTTAGATATTGTCACTGTTGGACGTGTCAGAACTGCCTTCACAGCAAGGAAGACAACACCAAAAACAATCCAATTAAATCTGACTGTGCGACACTCACAGTTTACGAAAAGAAAGTTTTTTTGAGGAGTTTCATCGAACACTTGTTGTGCATAGAGATAGCTTTCTTCCCAAGATAATGTTTAAGCTCTGATTTTTATCTTCTACATATATACTTCACACTAAGACATGACATTTTCATCAATATGTTGTCGAATCTAATGCTCCATCTAACCATTTTCAAGTCAAAATTTCCTGCAGCTTCTTACAAGCATTTGATCGAACATTTTGTACTCATGACATTCTCCATCAACAAGCTATCAAGTTTTCTTCACAATAAAATCAGAAACAATTCTTCTAATGACTCCATTCACAAATATTAGTAGAAACATTCAAACATCAAACCTAACAAGTCCTAATTCCTACAAGCTTATCATGAAGCTTAGGTACAATGATTTTGAAAAAGCCAACATATCAAACTGTCTTCTTTTCACGTCCATGTTGAGTTGAAACAGATTCCAAGATTGATTTTTATCTACTTTATCGAACCATCTCCTCCTAAGATGACAAGAAATTTTCGTTAAGTTGTCAGGATCAACATATGAAACTAGAGGCATTCTATCGAACAGTTGATGTGCATGCTCTGTTTTGTCAAGTATCCTGAATGTCTTCTTTCTAGCCTTTCCAACGATACTTTCTAGTGGCTCTATACAATTTCAATGTTTGCAGGACACCAAATTGAGGATAAAAACGAAATAGTTCAatagtgatcaaaaataaaactaaaaaatgTCTGAATGTGTATGGAACAACTCATTTGATTTGATAAACCCAAAAGCAAACTAAACAAACACTGAATGAAACAAAACTAAGCAAGAAAGTAAATTAATCTACGATTTATTCAAAGCACAACGAAAAAAAAAAACGGAAAAGCTTTGAAGTTCTACATGTTTGCTCAATCAAATTGCTCCTGGATTTTTCTATTTTATAATCAAAATCTggattacatatatatataggaTACACAGAAAACAATAAAAAACAACCaataaaaaaattttatttttttcaattGCATATTAGTGTTGCTCTTTAAATCCCGATCGTGCATCCTTTACTTGGGCACTACTCACTGATTTCTATTGGTTCATCTCATTGTACAGCAGCAACATCTCTACTTTTTTATGTTTTATCCCTACAAAATTCAATTTTATGCATAACAGCCCCAACACTCCCAACACTTTCTGTTTGCACAAACCAGTCCTTACAAAACTTTCCGATATGAATCACGGAATTACCAACTACAACGATCACGGCAGAAGACATCAAACGGCATGAACTGATTTAGATCCACATTACGCTCCATTAATATTGCATGATATCCTTCAGGGCGGAGGATTAATAACAGAGGCCACAGTGCAATGGCATAACATTGCAAGcttaatacatttattattaactGAGAGGTTCAGTTTtatacataatatttttttttattacattCAAATTATGCGGACCACCAACCAGGCGTTTTTTTTTTCGAATGGTCATGAGTTCGATTTCTAAAAAAACGGAGTTTGAATAAGTATATAAAAAAATTATGCGGACTGCACGACCCCCACCTCATGAATTAACTCACGGATTTAAGGAGGAATTTTGGGCGGAGCCTTTATGTGCTCATATATAATATTAGAGTAatctagaataataataataataataataataataataataataataataataataataataatggcgaCTTGCTGGGTCTGTAGATCACAGACTTCCTTTGATTCTGCACTTCGCTCTagtttggagcgtattgttacagCGTCTAGACCTGGGTTTGGTGAGTGGCAATGGCGACTTTCTACATTTCCTTTCCATTTCGGAGGACTGGGTGTGTATGCCGTTGCTGATGTACTGTATTATGCCTTTATAGCCTTCCGTGTACAGACCTGTGATCTACATACCCAGCTTCTCCGTCCGGTTGGGATCACGTCACCTGGTTCTACCTTCGTTGCTGCTTTGGATGTGTTCAATGAGGTTACCGGTTCTTCTATGCCATGTGACCCTAGTGAGATCGCTGCCCCAAAACTTATGAAGAAATTGCCAGATATATATTTCACAAAGGTTGCTGCTTCTTCAGAATCAGTTTTCTCATTGACTCCTCATCAGTTAGCGTTGTGGAAGTCTCAGCAGGAACCCTACACCTCTGACTGGCTCCATGCGGTCCCTATTGCTGGGTTGGGGCAGATCATGAATGGCCCCTTAATAATAGGGGCCATCTTACTTGTTCTCCAAGTATCTCAGTAAACCCTATTATTAAGAATCACTTAATATTATTCACTATATATATTAATCCCACAAACCACTTAATTAGCCCTAAATAGATAAAACAGTCGGCGGTGCAGGAATCGACATGGATCTCAACGACATGGATTTGATTTCCCGATTGCCGGAGGATCTCATTTATAGGATAATGCAACGTCTCCGAGTTAGGGATGCAGCTCGAACATGTCTCGTTTCTAAGGTATGGATTAATCACTTTTGGCCTTCGTATTCAAATTTTGAATTTTCTATTAGAGGAGAATCAGATCAGAAAGTTGAACTAGAATGCTCTCTTATAAATGAGAGACTGCAAAAGTCATGTATCCTTCAAAATCAGAGTATAAAGAGATTAAAGCTAGCGGTATGCTGGTGCTCCAGATATTTAACGAACAATTGTAGTTCGTTTTATGATCAGTTGTCTCATACTGCCGCTGAAGGAAAAGTTGTGGAGTTGGATCTTCAATTTAATAGTTGTTTATCACGGGAATATGTCTGGAATTTGCAACCAATTGTCCTCGCGACAAACACAATACAAGTACTCAAGTTAGGTGGAGACATATCGTTGCTATCCTGCAGTGACGTTGATGTGCAGTTACCTCTTCTACATAAATTGGTTTTGAGTCATGTTGAAGTAGATGATGAAGTATTGGAGAGCTTGTTATCTAAATGCCCATTGCTGACAAGTGTCAAGATTCAGGGCTGTGGGAAGTTGAAAAAAATAGAGCTCCTAAAACATCCTTTATTAAGTAAGGTTAAAGTGTTAGACTATTCCTCTAGTGTCTTGAAAAAAATTGAAATTAGAGCGCAAAATCTTAAAAATGTGGCGGTGGAGCGTTGCCGTAATCAGGGTTTCAAGATGGAAATTGAAATAAGAGCGCTTAGTGTTGAGAATGTTTTGGTGAAGGATTCTAGTGATTTGAAGACTGAAATTGTAGCATCGAGCCTAGATAACCTTTTGGTGCAAAAATGCTACACATTGACCATTGAAGTTGAAGCAACATGCAGGCTAAAAAGGATGTGTTTGCAAGATATTAGAATGTCAGATGGGAATATGTTTTCTAAGTTGGTATCTAAATGTTTATCCATTGAAGAAATGGTCATCGAACGCTGTGACAACTTCACGAGCTTTAAGGTTCAAAAGATATTTCATAATCTAAAGAAGATTGTAGTGGGTGGGTGTTATCACTTAAAAGAAATCAACATATTTGAGGCGCCAAATCTTCGACATGTTGAGTTGACGTATTGCAATAACTTGGAAATTTTAGAAATGGATGCACCGATGCTCGAAATAATTTGTTTAGGAGCAGTGAAAGAGAATATTTTAGAAAAATTGGTATCCAAATGGGTGTCGATTAAAGATATGAGTTTTGAAAATTGCACGGGTTTAAACAGTTTAAAACTTCAAGGACTTCCTGAGCTAAAGATGGGTAAGAGTCAGGAATTGTGGTGACTTGAGAAAAATCGACATCGAGGCAGTGAATCTCAGACATGTGGAGGTGGAGTGGTGCAGAGACTTGAAGATCAAAATCGATGCGCGGAATCTCGAATTAGTTCATTTTGGTCACATTTCACAATGTATTGTCACTATGAAAGTTTGCGAACTCCTCGAGGAAATTAAATTGACCAGTCTTGTAACTCATTGGGTAGATAGAGATGATAACGAACAGTCGATGAGTTCATCCTTGAAGACAGTTCGAAGAAAGTATGGCGATGAAGATGATGTCAACATCAAAGTTCCGAATATGATCAAACTTGAATATCAAGGAAACCAGTATACATTGAAGAAATTTACTGGATGTCCATATTATCCTGATGAGATGGGGGCATATTTGGCACAACAGATTTCTCAAGTCCTTCCATCAGACATAAAACCTTCCTTTTTGAATGAGCTTGACCTTTTCTTTCTCTACAATTAGTAAATTGTAATTATATATGATTGATGTAGAAGCTCTTTTGGAACTTTTTGAATAAACAATCTAGCATGTCATAGAGTGTGTTACAGATTCAAAGTAGAAAAGttgaaattataatattaataagccAATTTATTACTGATTCAGCTTGGAAATATCAAATGTGCTATTGATCCAACACTGTTTCTTTAGATATTTTAACATATGACACTTAAAAGATTGAATCCTGAGTTCAGTTTATTCGAATGCCCTGGTTATATATTTCCTAAGATCTGTGTGAAATGGATACCCATTCTCTTGGAACAAAGGATAAGGAAAAATGCTCTGCTTGGAAATGATATCAATTGCATATATATGGCAACAGATGAAACATTTGCTTTTTTTTAAGAGATGGTTTAGAAAAAACAAACTTAAAAGCAGACAATCCTGAAGCTTGCAAGGGAGCTGCAGGGGAGGACGTCTGTGCAGCAGAACCTTAGTGTGAGGACCAAATGTTGAAATTTTTGAAACTTGTCGAATCGAAAAATCAAAAGCATGGTGAGACTGACTCTGGCTATTATTATTGAGATTTCTCATGAAAAACTTGGATAGTACTACAGAGAGCGAAAATTCTCATTAATTTCAAAGCAACTTGGGATGTGTCCGAACTAGAAAGCAACGCGGGTAGTGTTGAACAACAGAGCAACTCGGGATTTTTCTGAACAACAAAGCAACTCCGGCTGTATCCGAACAACAAAGCAACTCTGGCTGTTGCTGAATAAGAAAGCAACTCCTGCTACCGACCTATCATTGATGAGCTGGAAGACATGATCTCAGATTTTCTCTCCAAGTTAGAAGCAAATGAGGCAACTGCATGCAATCAAAGCTGATGTTGGAAAAGTACTCATGAACTAAACACTGGTAACAATTGAAACCTCTCTCAGTTGTATACATTTAATGGCTACTAGAAGTCCCATATACTAGATTCCTAATGTATGATTAATAATATAAACGCAGGATGTCTAATAATTATTTTAGTTCGATAAAATTTAAGGAATAAGGTGTATCTATACGAGTtatatgagaatattgaattattttATAAGTTACTGAAAATAATAATTGATGGAGAAGCGTGACTTTTATTGatagaataatatttatataattaaaggtTGTTTGCTGATTCTAACGAATctaaataaaaaataattaattGAAAATCTATCTGTAGAACAATTGCTTACGTCAGCGAAATTTTGAAACATAAGGGCTTGCGCTCATACGAAGACAATCGTGGCACATTCTCCAATGAATCCCGACACACTTCTCATGTCCATCGGTGAATGACAAAAATACATGGATAAAGCGTCCTATCCAAGGATCCTACTTCAGGCCTAATTCGGCATTTCGTTGCAACCTTTCCCTTCAATTTTAGCAATTTCTAATATTCTTCTCTAATATATCTCTCCAATTGATGTCTCTTCAATTAGACATTTTATTTTCTCTAAATCCTATAATCAAGTAGAAACTATGATCAACTATAATAACGGATATTGATTATGTAAGAGTTATGTTAATTCCTCTTTTTAAGCTTTAAAAAAAGAATATGTCGAATTTTTTTCTATGGAGTTCTCACTCTAACTCGTTTATGAATATTATAAATGAGGAGAATGTCTCTATTTATGAAAGAAGTATGCTTAGACATCACACAATTAGAAGCTTGATCTGTCCATCCATTTATATTTGGAGACTCAACCAATGATTGGAGATTGTCAAGATAGCATTCAGTCATACGTTCCATTTTTGAATCCCTCATGTCCGTTGAGCTTGTGCAGCTAGAGCAACGGATTATATCTTTCAAGTACAAGAACGAAAGAGAATTCTTAAAAATCGTTAGAATGCCTTGTATCACAAGCTTTCATAAATAGATGGTCGGGGACATTAATTCTTAGAAACAATAATCAAGAAAACTGGAATGCCATAGTAAGTAACATCAAATTAACGTTACTTGGAATTAAGTACCGATCGATTCTCCAAAGAACTCGTCAATTATTCTAACTCGCTCAAGACTTATAAGTAGACATGGTCGAGGGCCGGTTCGGGCCGGTTCCGAGTCGAAAAAGTATGAACCGGTTTTAGGGAAGGGTCGGGTCGGGTTGGTATAATCCGGGTCAGTGCCAAGTTCGGGTCGGGTTGCCACGGGTTATAACGGGTCGAATTTTTAAATCGTGAACCGGAACTGTACCGGTTTATATCCGGGTCGAAAACGGGTTTTTGGTTTACGAGTGAATAACAAGCTGTTTCTTGTTCAATGAAACTGCATAAGGCTATTAGATTTAGATATAATTCAACACTTTGAAAGTTTGGGATCAGTTTTGCAAAGTTTTGAAACATCATTTTCATTTCCATCGATTCTTTAACACAATTAAGGGGAAAACAAAAAATCAAATTACCTCATGGAATTATCAATAATCAAATTACCCAAAATCAGAATTCATCAATCGACAACAACAAAGGAAGAAAAAACTAATTGAACACATAACGTTTCACCACAAAAACGATCAGCCTTGCATCGCCGCCGACAATCTCAGTCTTGCAACGCCGTCGTCGGTCTCAACCTTGCAGCGCCGCCGTCACTTTGATGCCGTCAATCTCAGACTTCGTCAAACTCGAGTTCGAGCTTCTACCTTTCTCGCCTCGACCTTCGAGATCTTCAAAGTTAGGCAGCTTCTTCGTTTATCTCAGCCTTGGAGTCGCCGGTCAGGTGTAGTCGCCGCCATCAATCTCAGCCTTCGTCAAAACCCAAGTCGAAGTTTATATCTTTTTGATGTTCTCTACTCGTCGAATTCGAATCTGTCTAAGTCTAATTCTAATCTAAAGGACGAGCAATTTAATTTATTCTTTCCCAACGTCACAATATTATTGGTGCACATCATATAAATGACCCGCCGGGTTGACGGGTCAAATTATGTGAAACCCGCCGGTTTAGTATGCACGGTTCCGGGTCGGGTTGCGGAAGTGCCGGGTTTAACCGGATCAGGTCCGAATTTGACCGGTCTGATTCACGGTCGGATTCGATTCAACCCTAAACGGCGACCATGTCTACTTATAAGCATTTATTTAAGTTAATTTGCAAAATCAGATGAGGAGGGGACGTACGAGCTTGTGCTTCGCCAATTTGTTTTAGATATTAGATATCAGGACGTGTTCAATCTTGTTGACTAACTAAATACAGTATTTATTCTCCGCGCTACTAGGGTTGGCAATGGAGTGGATCGGATCGGATATTTCTTTAATTTTTTTGATTCGAAATTTTTTCGGACGCTATTATCCAATCCGATCCGCGGACATTACAACTAGTATCCGAATCCGATCCGCACAAAAAATATAAAAATCCGCTCCGATCcgaataaatttaaatttaatgtacacaaatatttttttattttaagacctttttaattattttttactttaatttaattaaattgaCTGAAAATTAGACTTTATTTAATGAGCTATATATATTGTGTTTTGGATTTATGAATAAAgtaatagtattaatgatattttatttatttttatgttaatataataatatatcttTCGGATAATAATTTTCTAAATTCGTATTCGATCCAATCCGCCGGCGGATCGGATCTAAATTGTCAGCCCTAAACGCCACGCATTTTATCTTAAATGGAAAAAAATTTGCGCTATAAGCTTTTATTAATTACCCAATAGTTCCCTAAACTTAATTTTCTCCCCATGTGACCCCTGGACTTTGAACTTGTTCGCATCCTTTTAACGTGACACACCATCTAATGTAACGGTAAATGGAGCCAAGAACTAACGACCTTAACGGTTTAAAACTTAAGGAACCCatttagtaaaaatataaaactttAGATATATTTACAATGCAATATCCAAAAAGTCTAATTATAGTACTTCTAAATTAAACAGTGAAAAAATTGTAGCCACCAGTTCACATTTGAACGAGTCTGAGTCTTCCGAGTTATGTATGTAAGCTGGAAAAAATTTATGAGAAACATCCTCAAGTGAGGTATCCATGGAAGTTCTGTTGAGAGCTTCTATTCCTTCACTCAACATAACTACAACAACAAATAACAAAACCACTAAATAATATACATACAACAGTTGGCGGCGCAGGAATGGATATCAACCACATGGATTTGATTTCCCGATTGCCGGAGGATCTCATGCATAGGATAATGCAACGTCTCCGAGTTAGGGATGCGGCTCGAACATGTCTCGTTTCTAAGGTATGGATTAATCGCTTTTGGCATTCGTATTCAAATTTTGAATTTTCTATAAGTGGAAAATCAGCTCAGGAAATTGAACTAGAATGCTCTCTTATAAACGAGAGGCTGCAAAATTCATGTATCCTTCCAAATCATAGTATAAAGAGATTAAGCTAGAGGTATGTTGGTTCTCCAAATATGTAAGGAACGGTGGTTCGGTTGATGATCAGTTGTTTCATACTGCCGCTCAAGGAAAAGTTGTTGAGTTAGATCTTCATTTTAGTTGCTATCCACGGGAATATTCCTGGAATTTACAACCAATGTTCCTCGTGGCAAAGACAATACAAGTACTCAAGTTATACGGATGCATGTCGTTGACATCCTGTGACGTTGCTGTGGAGTTACCTCTTCTACATAAATTGGTTTCGCGTAACTTATCCGTAGATGATCAAACATTGGAAAACTTGTTATCCAAGTGCCCATCGCTCAGAAGTGTCAAGTTTCAGGGCTGTGGGAagttgaaaaaaagtagagcttctaATACATTCTCTATTAAGTAAGGTTAAAGTACTATTAGACGCTTCTGATGTATTGGAAAAAATTAAAATTAGGGAGAATGAACTTAAACATGTACTGGTGCAGGGTTACCGTAGTTGTGTTCCAAGGATGGACATTGAAACTAGAGCACGTAGAGTTGAGAATGTTTTGGTGAAGGATTCTGGTGATTTGAAGATTGACAATTCAGATTGACAATTCAAGTTGAAGCATCCTGTGTCCTTAAAAGGATGGGTTTGCATGATGTCGCAATGTTAGATGGGAATATGTTTTCCAATTTGGTATCTCAATGTTCATCCATTGAGGAACTGGTCCTTGTAGGCTGTCGCCTCTTCACGGGATTAATGGTTCAAAAGATACTTCCTAATCTAAAGAAGATTGAAGTATCTTCTTGTCGTCAGTTGAGTAAAATCACCATTGATGAGGCGCCAAATCTTCGACATTTTAAGTTGACAAATTGCAATCATGACTTGAAAATAGAAATCGATTCGCCGATGCTCGAAGCAATCTGTATTCGAATTATATTGAATGAGAATATTTTAGAAAATTTGGTATCCAAATGGCTGTCGATtaaagatatgaattttgaaaaatgCACTGGTTTAAACTGTTTAAAGCTTCAAGGACTTCCTGAGCTAAAGAACTTAAGAGTCAAGGAATGTCGTGACTTGAGAAAAATCTTCATTGAGGCAGCGAATCTTAGACATGTGGAGGTGGAGCGGTGCGGAGACTTGAAGATCGAAATCGATGCGCTGAATCTCGAATTAGTCCATTTTGGTCAACATTTCACAATGTACTGTCACTATGTAACTTTGTGAACTCCTCGAGGAAATTAAATTGACCAGTGTTGTGACTCATTCTGAAGATAGAGATAATAATCACGAACACTCAATGAGGTCATTCTTGAAGACAGCTAGAAGAAAGAATGGCGATGAAGATGATGACAACGTCAAAGTTCCGAATATGATCGAACTCAAATATCAAGGAAAAAAGTGTACATTGAAGAGATATATTGGATGTCCATATTATCCTGATGAGATGGGGGCATATTTGGCACAACAGATTTCTCAAGTCTTCCATCAGATGGAAAACGTTCCTTTTTGCAGGAGCTTGACCTTTTCTTTCTTTACGATTAGTAAATTATAATTATGAATTTATGTAGAAGCTCTTTTGGAACTTTTTGAAAAAATAATCTTTTAAAAATTGAAATTATAATAAGACAATTCATTAGTAATTCAGCTTGGAAACATCAAATGTGGTTTGGATCCAACAGTCTTTCTTCAAATATTTTAACGTACGGGACTTGAAGATAATATGATTATTGAATCCTGACTTGAATTTATTCGAATGTCCTGGTTACATATTTCCTATCTGCGTGAAATGGATATACTTTCTCTTGGAAGCAAGGATAAGAAAAACGCTCTGGTTGGCAATGATATTAATTGCATATACTATATCGTACTCCCTCCGTCTGCTAATACATGTTCTTTTAGCTGGAGAGAATATATGGCAAGAGATGAAACTGGATGCATGATGGAAAGGAAGATGGTTTAGGAAAACAGACTAAAAGGCAAACAATCCTGAAGCTTGCAAGGAAGCTGCAGGGGAGGATGTCTGTGCAGCATAAACTTAGTGCGAGGACCAAAAGTTGAAAACAGTGAAATTTCTGAAACTCGACGAATCGAACAATCAAAAGCATGGTGAGACTCAAACcaataaggattattattattggcTTTTTGGTTGTTGAAACAAAGAATTAAAATGATTGAACTAAATAataaagaatgcgaaaagaaaataCTAGTATATTAAAAGACTTTTTTgggatattaattaaattaaaagacTTTGCTTCAACAGCTGCTATTTAGTTAAAGGGTATGCATACAATAAACAATggcaacttcaaaaaaaaaaaaaaatggccactAACTATTTTACTAACATACGAATCCAAAATAAACACTCCCGCCTAAGCTGCTTCTTTGGCACCAGCTGTGTTGAATACTAATCCAAAGTTTTTCGATTTTCCGGCTGAGTAGTCCCGCCACCTAGAATCTCGGTCACAATCTGTAATGGAGAAATCCTCGGCTGCCCAACACGCTCGGGTCGAATGAACTGTATACGGGACAAGGTTGCCCAGCTGGTCAGCCTTACGCCCCCTGAAATTAAAGTGCTTTTATAATTGACTTATTGACTCACATAATAAAAATTATACTTTAATAAAAAGATTATGAAATATAAAATCCCTTAAAGAACATGACATTTTTTCTTAATTAGTTTGAACCTCTCCGAGTAGGCTTTGTTGAGCTTTTTATATAGACGGTATTATCGCGTAGCCTAACGCGAAAACTCCAGCCTTAATTTAATTGTCCTTCCACCTCCGACATTACTTTTCATGCTCCCACACACTAACTTGATGGCGATCCTTTAAACTCCGATTCTTCGAAACGAAAAATAATTAAGAAAACGTATATTTTTATTCCTCACGTTTTATCTGTAATATTTTTTTTGTCCCTCATATTTTTTCGTAAGCCTAAAAATCCCTTACGTTTCCAAAAATCTCAAAAAATATCCGTTTGCGTTAATTTTGCACATGTGGCACCTAGCGGCACCTAGTCAACTAACAAACTAATATAGGTTTGACACGTGTCATCTGACTCATCAAATTTTTTGACACGTCTTGAAAAATCAACATTTTCTTTGCAGAAATTAGTGATGTGGCAAAAAATGTGTGACGTGACACTGACACGTGTTACAATTTTATTGGTCCGTTAGTTGACTATGTATGAGTAGGCGCCACAGAGCGCCACGTCGGTGAAGTTAACGACGGAAAGGTATTTTTAGCTGATTTTTGAAAACGTAAAAGTTTATTAGGCTAACGAAAATACGTAAAGACTGAATAAGTATTACAGGTAAAATATGAAGGACGAAAATATACGTTTTCTCAAAATTAATTATACATGATTTTGGACTAGTTCAAACAAAATAGATTCAAAACTAGAAAGGAGAAACAAAAATCAATAGGTCCGTTTTTCGCAAATGTCAAACACCATGAGTAAAAA
The nucleotide sequence above comes from Rutidosis leptorrhynchoides isolate AG116_Rl617_1_P2 unplaced genomic scaffold, CSIRO_AGI_Rlap_v1 contig324, whole genome shotgun sequence. Encoded proteins:
- the LOC139882902 gene encoding F-box/FBD/LRR-repeat protein At5g44980-like, which encodes MDLNDMDLISRLPEDLIYRIMQRLRVRDAARTCLVSKVWINHFWPSYSNFEFSIRGESDQKVELECSLINERLQKSCILQNQSIKRLKLAVCWCSRYLTNNCSSFYDQLSHTAAEGKVVELDLQFNSCLSREYVWNLQPIVLATNTIQVLKLGGDISLLSCSDVDVQLPLLHKLVLSHVEVDDEVLESLLSKCPLLTSVKIQGCGKLKKIELLKHPLLSKVKVLDYSSSVLKKIEIRAQNLKNVAVERCRNQGFKMEIEIRALSVENVLVKDSSDLKTEIVASSLDNLLVQKCYTLTIEVEATCRLKRMCLQDIRMSDGNMFSKLVSKCLSIEEMVIERCDNFTSFKVQKIFHNLKKIVVGGCYHLKEINIFEAPNLRHVELTYCNNLEILEMDAPMLEIICLGAVKENILEKLVSKWVSIKDMSFENCTGLNSLKLQGLPELKMGKSQELW